One Pseudomonas sp. HOU2 genomic window carries:
- a CDS encoding isocitrate lyase/phosphoenolpyruvate mutase family protein, with protein sequence MNALDTRFHQLHQEGLLILTNVADATGARLVEHAGGKAVATSSAAVAWAHGYPDGNTLPLERLISTVESIARVIQVPLSVDIEAGYSDDLGRVAEVIEAVLAAGAVGINIEDGSGAPELLARKIDVAREVARKRGVKLFINARTDVYLKGLVPAEDRVAETLRRSALYQAAGADGLFAAGVTATYEIEAICKGTSLPVNVLGFACLPSPTELQALGVRRLSAGSGIAEFLYGAMGSLVKSFLASGKLDTHDLKALTYGEVNGLLK encoded by the coding sequence ATGAACGCGCTCGACACTCGGTTCCACCAGTTACACCAGGAAGGTCTGCTGATCCTGACCAACGTCGCCGACGCCACCGGTGCGCGGCTGGTCGAGCACGCGGGCGGTAAAGCCGTCGCCACCAGCAGCGCGGCAGTTGCTTGGGCGCATGGTTATCCAGACGGCAACACCCTGCCCCTCGAGCGGCTGATTTCAACCGTGGAATCCATCGCGCGGGTGATCCAGGTGCCGCTGAGCGTGGACATCGAGGCCGGCTATTCCGATGACCTCGGGCGTGTGGCCGAAGTCATCGAAGCGGTGCTCGCTGCCGGTGCGGTCGGGATCAATATCGAGGACGGCAGCGGCGCCCCGGAGTTGTTGGCGCGCAAGATCGATGTGGCACGCGAAGTCGCCCGCAAACGCGGTGTGAAGCTGTTCATCAACGCGCGCACCGATGTCTACCTCAAGGGTCTGGTTCCGGCCGAGGATCGCGTCGCCGAAACCCTGCGCCGCTCGGCGTTGTATCAGGCCGCCGGCGCCGATGGTCTGTTTGCCGCCGGCGTGACCGCCACCTATGAAATCGAGGCAATCTGCAAGGGCACGTCACTGCCGGTGAACGTGCTCGGCTTCGCCTGCCTGCCGTCGCCGACAGAGCTGCAAGCGCTGGGTGTGCGGCGCTTGAGCGCCGGGTCTGGCATCGCCGAATTCCTCTACGGCGCGATGGGCTCGTTGGTGAAAAGCTTCCTCGCCAGCGGCAAGCTCGACACCCACGACCTGAAGGCGCTGACCTACGGCGAAGTCAACGGACTGCTGAAATAG
- a CDS encoding DNA-3-methyladenine glycosylase gives MPDRYQAASAFLAALDEDWQRHVAAVGPCLHQPHPARDPYESLVRAIAYQQLHAKAGDAIVGRLVALFPGQTFPRPEQVLATDFDQLRGCGFSAGKIATIQGIAQATLDGVVPDYPTALAMDDEALIERLVSLRGVGRWTVEMLLIYSLERMDILPADDFGVREGYRRLKGLEVQPTRRQMIEIGLAWSPFRTVAAWYLWRMPKPLPSP, from the coding sequence ATGCCGGATCGTTATCAGGCGGCCAGCGCGTTTCTGGCCGCGCTCGACGAGGACTGGCAGCGCCACGTCGCAGCCGTCGGCCCGTGTCTGCATCAACCACACCCGGCGCGCGATCCTTACGAATCGCTGGTGCGGGCGATTGCCTATCAGCAACTGCACGCCAAGGCTGGGGATGCAATTGTCGGGCGTCTGGTGGCGCTGTTTCCGGGGCAGACGTTTCCCCGGCCGGAACAGGTTCTCGCGACCGACTTCGATCAACTGCGCGGCTGCGGTTTTTCGGCGGGCAAGATTGCGACCATTCAGGGCATCGCCCAGGCAACACTGGACGGCGTGGTACCGGATTATCCCACCGCGCTGGCGATGGACGATGAGGCGCTGATTGAACGTTTGGTCAGCCTGCGCGGGGTTGGCCGCTGGACCGTGGAGATGCTGCTGATTTACAGCCTGGAGCGCATGGATATTCTGCCGGCGGATGATTTTGGCGTGCGCGAGGGCTATCGCCGATTGAAGGGGCTGGAGGTGCAGCCGACGCGCAGACAGATGATCGAAATCGGCTTGGCGTGGAGTCCGTTTCGGACGGTGGCGGCTTGGTACCTGTGGCGCATGCCAAAACCGCTGCCCTCACCCTAG
- a CDS encoding extracellular solute-binding protein yields MGLHKLTQALLLVLAPLCVQAADTARPVVNLYIWGEYLAPDTLKNFETQTGIQVVADHFDSLETVETKLLTGRSGYDLVLTAGQHLSRAIESGAIQPLDKARVPHFAGVGEEFRQHMAVFDPGNRYAGIYAWGTTGVGYQEQAIKQRLPNAPTDSWAMLFDPAVVSKFADCGVSLLNDPNEVFAAVMKYLGLDINRQSLDDLKLAEQQLAKIRPYIRYFDNDLNISDLANGNTCVAMSWNGNVAIAAGQAQAANKPFQLSYRIPKEGTLIWFDAMVIPKDAPHPQAGLALMDYLMTPEVIAPITDTIHYANAITAADSLVDASIRNDPGTYPSEAVRASLYSKNDNGKAFNRALIRAFSKLKSGL; encoded by the coding sequence ATGGGCCTGCACAAACTGACTCAAGCGTTATTGCTGGTGCTTGCACCCCTGTGTGTGCAGGCCGCCGACACCGCCAGACCGGTGGTCAATCTATACATCTGGGGCGAGTACCTGGCCCCGGATACGCTGAAGAACTTCGAGACGCAGACCGGCATTCAGGTGGTCGCCGATCACTTCGATTCGCTGGAAACCGTGGAGACCAAACTGCTCACCGGGCGCAGCGGGTATGACCTGGTGCTGACCGCCGGGCAACACCTGTCGCGGGCCATCGAGAGCGGTGCGATCCAGCCGCTGGACAAGGCCCGGGTGCCGCACTTTGCCGGGGTTGGTGAGGAGTTTCGCCAGCACATGGCGGTATTCGATCCAGGCAACCGTTACGCCGGGATTTATGCCTGGGGCACTACTGGTGTGGGTTATCAGGAGCAGGCGATCAAGCAGCGTCTGCCGAATGCGCCGACCGACAGCTGGGCGATGCTGTTCGACCCGGCGGTGGTCTCGAAATTTGCCGACTGTGGCGTGAGTCTGCTCAACGATCCGAACGAAGTGTTCGCGGCGGTCATGAAGTACCTGGGCCTGGACATCAACCGCCAGAGCCTCGATGACCTGAAACTCGCCGAACAGCAACTGGCGAAGATCCGTCCGTACATCCGTTACTTCGACAACGACCTGAATATCAGCGACCTGGCCAACGGCAACACCTGCGTGGCGATGTCGTGGAACGGCAACGTGGCGATTGCAGCAGGTCAGGCGCAAGCGGCAAACAAGCCGTTTCAGCTCAGTTACCGCATCCCCAAAGAAGGTACGTTGATCTGGTTTGACGCCATGGTCATTCCCAAGGACGCGCCCCATCCACAGGCCGGGCTGGCGTTGATGGATTACCTGATGACCCCTGAGGTGATCGCGCCGATCACCGACACCATCCACTACGCCAATGCGATCACGGCGGCGGATAGTCTGGTGGATGCGTCGATCCGTAATGATCCGGGTACGTATCCGTCGGAGGCGGTGCGGGCTTCGCTGTACAGCAAGAATGACAATGGCAAGGCGTTCAATCGGGCTTTGATTCGGGCGTTCAGCAAGTTGAAGTCTGGCCTCTGA
- the aguA gene encoding agmatine deiminase → MARLLDSTPKRDGFRLPGEFEAKSGCWLGWPERTDVWRNGAKPAQKVWVQIVTAISHSEPVTVCASAAQFATARRQLPPQVRVVEMTCNDTWFRDSGPCFVVNDQSGEVRGVDFEFNAYGGLDGGLYYPWDKDDQIASKILEIERFDRYRAPLIAELGGIQSDGQGSILTTEQCLLNRNRNQHLGKAEVTRRLTDYLGAEQVIWLPRGCKFDETDGHVDDLACFVRPGEVVLQWTDNRDDPQWEIYQEAYDILRSTRDSRGRELIVHKLPQPDVLEWTAEEAEGLDQQDSTHTRQAGTQICASYINYYAGNSSIVVPLFGDRNDQVALATLAELFPQHKIVGIENSREILLGGGNVACITMPQYAGTSNRQGV, encoded by the coding sequence ATGGCACGTTTGCTCGACTCCACCCCCAAGCGCGACGGCTTCCGTCTGCCCGGCGAATTCGAAGCCAAATCCGGCTGCTGGCTCGGCTGGCCGGAGCGCACCGACGTGTGGCGCAACGGCGCGAAACCGGCGCAGAAAGTCTGGGTGCAGATCGTCACCGCCATCTCCCACAGCGAACCAGTCACCGTGTGCGCCTCTGCCGCGCAATTCGCCACCGCCCGCCGCCAGTTGCCGCCGCAAGTGCGCGTGGTCGAGATGACCTGCAATGACACCTGGTTCCGCGACAGCGGCCCGTGCTTTGTGGTCAACGACCAGAGCGGCGAAGTGCGTGGCGTCGACTTCGAATTCAATGCCTATGGCGGGCTCGACGGTGGCCTCTACTACCCGTGGGACAAGGACGATCAGATCGCCAGCAAGATCCTCGAAATCGAACGTTTCGACCGTTACCGCGCACCGCTGATAGCCGAACTTGGCGGCATCCAGAGCGATGGTCAGGGCAGCATCCTCACCACCGAACAGTGCCTGCTCAACCGCAATCGCAATCAGCATCTGGGCAAGGCCGAGGTCACTCGACGCCTGACCGATTACCTCGGCGCCGAACAGGTGATCTGGCTGCCACGCGGCTGCAAGTTCGACGAGACCGATGGCCATGTCGATGACCTCGCTTGCTTCGTGCGCCCTGGCGAAGTGGTGCTGCAGTGGACCGACAACCGCGATGATCCGCAGTGGGAAATCTATCAGGAGGCCTACGACATCCTGCGCAGCACCCGCGACAGCCGTGGCCGCGAGTTGATCGTGCACAAGCTGCCGCAACCGGACGTGCTGGAGTGGACCGCCGAAGAAGCCGAAGGCCTCGATCAGCAGGACAGCACCCACACCCGCCAGGCCGGCACCCAAATCTGCGCGTCGTACATCAACTACTACGCCGGCAACAGCTCGATCGTGGTGCCGCTGTTCGGCGATCGCAACGATCAGGTGGCGCTGGCGACGCTGGCCGAACTGTTCCCGCAGCACAAGATCGTCGGCATCGAAAACTCCCGGGAAATCCTCCTCGGTGGCGGCAACGTCGCGTGCATCACCATGCCGCAGTACGCCGGCACGTCTAATCGCCAGGGGGTGTGA
- a CDS encoding LysR substrate-binding domain-containing protein, which yields MRRLPSLAALRTFECAARHAHFGRAAAELCVTDSAVSHQIRQLEEQLGVSLFIREGRQIRPTIAAGRLMQSLQQAFELIGEACDELRDPSSLAVLRLAVTAELAQKWLMNRLTDFYARYPHITLHLYEQPIDASAPGEDIDLAITYGTGPVDSSAYFVRPLPALHFFPVCSPGLFNQGSLKFPKDLARHCLLHDDQDGKTWTAWLTSHAGDLRPQRQLYFAHAGLALEAAAQGQGVAMGDNLTAQEDLLSGRLVRPFTSSMTALGQYALVCERLRLERPAVAQMLEWFNDQLAD from the coding sequence ATGCGAAGACTCCCCTCACTGGCGGCCCTGCGAACCTTCGAATGCGCCGCCCGCCACGCGCATTTCGGCCGGGCTGCGGCCGAGTTGTGCGTCACCGACAGCGCGGTCAGCCACCAGATTCGCCAGCTCGAAGAGCAACTCGGCGTCTCGCTGTTCATCCGCGAAGGCCGGCAGATCCGTCCGACTATTGCCGCCGGGCGCTTGATGCAGAGCCTGCAGCAGGCCTTCGAACTGATCGGTGAAGCCTGTGATGAACTGCGCGATCCATCCTCGCTGGCGGTGTTGCGGCTGGCGGTCACCGCCGAGCTGGCGCAAAAGTGGCTGATGAACCGCCTCACCGATTTCTACGCACGCTATCCGCACATCACCCTGCACCTCTACGAACAGCCGATCGACGCCAGCGCGCCGGGCGAAGACATCGACCTGGCGATCACCTACGGCACCGGACCGGTGGACAGCAGCGCGTATTTCGTGCGGCCGTTGCCGGCGCTGCATTTTTTCCCGGTGTGCAGCCCCGGGCTGTTCAACCAGGGCAGTCTGAAATTCCCGAAAGACCTGGCCCGTCATTGCCTGCTGCACGACGATCAGGACGGCAAAACCTGGACCGCCTGGCTGACCAGCCACGCCGGCGACCTGCGCCCGCAGCGCCAACTGTATTTCGCCCATGCCGGCCTGGCGCTGGAAGCGGCGGCGCAGGGGCAGGGTGTGGCAATGGGCGACAACCTTACCGCGCAGGAGGACTTGCTGAGCGGGCGGCTGGTGCGGCCATTCACGTCAAGCATGACCGCGCTCGGCCAATACGCGCTGGTCTGCGAGCGGCTGCGCCTGGAGCGTCCGGCGGTGGCACAGATGCTCGAATGGTTCAACGATCAACTGGCCGATTGA
- a CDS encoding GFA family protein, translating into MHLEGSCHCGAVTFSLTSAHPYPYQRCYCSICRKTQGGGGYAINLGGDAASLKVQGRKHISIYHAKMKEAGEKRAHRSTAERHFCSQCGSGLWLFSPEWPELIHPFASAIDTPLPVPPEHTHLMLGSKAPWVEVEAKPKDKQFAVYPEESIAQWHERLGLVK; encoded by the coding sequence ATGCACCTCGAAGGCTCCTGCCATTGCGGCGCCGTCACTTTCAGCCTGACCAGCGCCCATCCCTACCCTTATCAACGCTGCTACTGCTCGATCTGCCGCAAGACTCAGGGCGGTGGCGGTTACGCGATCAACCTCGGTGGCGATGCGGCCAGCCTCAAGGTTCAGGGCCGCAAGCACATCAGCATCTACCACGCGAAGATGAAGGAAGCAGGTGAAAAACGTGCCCATCGCAGCACGGCCGAGCGGCATTTCTGCTCACAGTGCGGCAGCGGCTTGTGGCTGTTCAGCCCGGAATGGCCAGAGCTGATTCATCCGTTCGCTTCGGCCATCGATACACCGCTGCCGGTGCCGCCGGAGCATACGCATTTGATGCTGGGATCGAAGGCGCCTTGGGTCGAGGTGGAGGCCAAGCCCAAAGACAAGCAGTTTGCGGTGTATCCCGAGGAGTCGATTGCGCAGTGGCATGAGCGACTGGGGTTGGTCAAATAA
- a CDS encoding ATP-binding protein — MLRLFLGLFLVMTVGLVLALQTVEHTFNALLDNQMQAYNREAVRGQAWSLVEHMRDQQGAARERQLEALRPHYGLSLKLIEADQLDLSPEEKAELAQNLLVIRDNYTQFISNIDGGSQLLSIKLPPEPSLMPFYIAVAYAMLAVLIGIVLFFWVRPHWRDLEKLRLAAERFGDNDLSVRIQLSKRSNIRDLAEHFNLMAARIESLIANQRELTNAVSHELRTPIARLSFELDQLKQQPDASQNRELIADMYADLGELEEMVSELLTYASLERGATVIKRENIQAANWLDSVVGSVALEAEAAGVQLLIGDCRLDTVRIEPRFMARAVINLLRNAIRYAEQRVEVTLVRSGDYYEVRVNDDGPGVPVEGREKIFEPFSRLDASRDRRTGGFGLGLALVRRVSQSHGGQVEVGESVWGGASFRMTWAHLD; from the coding sequence ATGCTGCGGTTATTCCTCGGGCTGTTTCTGGTGATGACGGTGGGGTTGGTGCTGGCCCTGCAAACCGTCGAGCACACCTTCAACGCCTTGCTCGACAACCAGATGCAGGCCTACAACCGCGAGGCGGTGCGGGGTCAGGCGTGGTCACTGGTCGAGCACATGCGTGATCAGCAGGGTGCGGCGCGCGAGCGGCAACTGGAGGCGTTGCGCCCGCATTACGGCTTGTCGCTGAAGCTGATCGAGGCCGATCAACTGGATCTCAGCCCCGAGGAAAAGGCCGAACTGGCGCAGAACCTGCTGGTGATTCGCGACAATTACACCCAGTTCATCAGCAACATCGACGGTGGCTCGCAACTGCTCAGCATCAAGCTGCCGCCCGAGCCGAGTCTGATGCCGTTTTACATCGCGGTGGCTTACGCGATGCTCGCGGTGCTGATCGGCATCGTGCTGTTTTTCTGGGTGCGTCCGCACTGGCGCGATCTGGAAAAACTGCGTCTGGCCGCCGAGCGCTTTGGCGACAACGATCTGTCGGTGCGCATTCAGCTGTCCAAGCGCTCGAACATCCGCGACCTGGCCGAACACTTCAACCTGATGGCGGCGCGCATCGAGAGCCTGATTGCCAATCAGCGCGAACTGACCAACGCGGTGTCCCACGAATTGCGTACGCCGATTGCGCGGCTGTCGTTCGAACTCGACCAGCTCAAGCAACAACCGGACGCCAGCCAGAACCGCGAACTGATCGCCGACATGTACGCCGACCTTGGCGAGCTGGAGGAAATGGTCTCCGAGCTGCTGACTTACGCCAGCCTCGAACGCGGCGCGACGGTGATCAAACGGGAAAACATTCAAGCGGCCAACTGGCTCGACAGCGTGGTCGGCAGCGTGGCGCTGGAGGCCGAAGCGGCGGGGGTGCAGTTGTTGATCGGTGACTGCCGGCTTGACACCGTGCGCATCGAGCCGCGTTTCATGGCGCGGGCGGTGATCAATCTGCTGCGCAATGCCATTCGTTATGCCGAGCAGCGTGTCGAGGTGACGCTGGTGCGCAGCGGCGATTACTACGAGGTGCGGGTCAACGACGACGGCCCGGGTGTGCCGGTAGAGGGCCGAGAGAAAATCTTCGAACCGTTCTCGCGGCTGGACGCCAGTCGCGACCGTCGTACCGGCGGTTTCGGCCTGGGATTGGCGCTGGTGCGGCGGGTGTCGCAGTCCCATGGCGGGCAGGTCGAGGTCGGGGAATCGGTGTGGGGTGGGGCGTCGTTTCGGATGACCTGGGCGCATCTGGACTGA
- a CDS encoding response regulator codes for MDNLGFGKVLLVEDDERLATLIAHFLEQHGYEVRAVHRGDLAVAAFLEFQPKVVVLDLMLPGQSGLHVCREIRSVSDTPIVILTAKEDDLDHILGLESGADDYVIKPIKPPVLLARLRALQRRQVPETGVVSALEFGRLRIDRSCRDVRLAGEIIEMTTMEFELLWLLASAAGKTLSRDDILNRMRGIAFDGLNRSVDVYISKLRNKLKDNPREPVCIKTVWGKGYLFNPFAWEL; via the coding sequence ATGGATAACCTGGGTTTTGGCAAAGTCCTGCTGGTCGAAGACGATGAGCGTCTGGCCACGCTGATTGCGCACTTTCTCGAGCAGCATGGCTACGAGGTGCGCGCGGTGCATCGCGGTGATCTGGCGGTGGCCGCGTTTCTCGAGTTCCAGCCCAAAGTGGTGGTGCTAGACCTGATGCTGCCGGGGCAGAGCGGCCTGCACGTGTGCCGGGAAATTCGCAGCGTGTCGGACACGCCGATCGTCATCCTCACCGCAAAGGAGGACGATCTCGACCACATCCTCGGTCTGGAGTCCGGCGCCGATGACTACGTGATCAAACCGATCAAACCGCCGGTATTGCTCGCGCGGCTGCGCGCCTTGCAGCGGCGCCAGGTACCGGAGACCGGCGTGGTCAGTGCGCTGGAGTTCGGCCGTTTGCGCATCGATCGCAGCTGTCGCGATGTGCGTCTGGCCGGCGAGATCATCGAGATGACCACCATGGAATTCGAATTGCTGTGGCTGCTGGCCAGCGCCGCCGGCAAGACTTTGTCCCGCGATGACATCCTCAACCGCATGCGCGGTATCGCTTTCGATGGGCTCAATCGCAGCGTCGACGTGTACATCAGCAAGTTGCGCAACAAACTCAAGGACAATCCCCGCGAACCGGTGTGCATCAAGACCGTGTGGGGCAAGGGTTATCTGTTCAATCCGTTCGCGTGGGAGCTGTAG
- the miaE gene encoding tRNA isopentenyl-2-thiomethyl-A-37 hydroxylase MiaE, with the protein MILPEIHEFLGCRTPDAWVQAALVDQETLLIDHKNCEFKAASTALSLIAKYHSHVDLINMMSRLAREELVHHEQVMRIMKRRKIELRQLHAGRYASGLRKVVRSHEPVKLVDTLVVGAFIEARSCERFEALVPHLDEELGKFYFGLLKSEARHFQGYLKLAYQYGDAKDIAQVIDRVRAAEQELIESPDEEFRFHSGVPAAA; encoded by the coding sequence ATGATCCTTCCCGAAATCCACGAATTCCTTGGCTGCCGCACGCCCGACGCCTGGGTCCAGGCGGCACTGGTCGATCAGGAAACCCTGCTGATCGACCACAAGAACTGCGAGTTCAAGGCCGCCAGCACCGCGCTGAGCCTGATTGCCAAGTACCATTCCCACGTCGACCTGATCAACATGATGTCGCGTCTGGCCCGGGAAGAACTGGTGCACCACGAACAAGTCATGCGCATCATGAAGCGCCGCAAGATCGAGCTGCGCCAGTTGCACGCCGGGCGCTACGCTTCGGGCCTGCGCAAAGTGGTGCGCAGCCACGAGCCGGTGAAACTGGTGGATACGCTGGTGGTCGGCGCGTTTATCGAGGCGCGCAGTTGTGAGCGTTTCGAGGCGCTGGTGCCGCATCTGGACGAAGAACTCGGCAAGTTCTATTTCGGCCTGCTGAAAAGCGAGGCGCGGCATTTTCAGGGTTATCTGAAACTGGCCTACCAGTACGGCGACGCGAAAGACATCGCTCAGGTGATCGACAGGGTTCGCGCGGCCGAGCAGGAGCTGATCGAGTCGCCGGATGAAGAGTTCCGCTTTCACAGTGGTGTGCCGGCCGCGGCCTGA
- a CDS encoding universal stress protein produces MQAIRSILVVIEPEHSESLALKRAKLIAGVTQAHLHLLVCDRKHDHAGMLGVLKAALLADGYSVTTEQAWNESLHETIIDVQQAEGCGLVVKQHFPDSSLKKALLTPADWKLLRHCPTPVLLVKTCTPWKDRVILAAVDVGNADGEHRHLHTTIIDHGYDIASLAKGHLHVISAHPSPMLSAADPALQRSETIEARYREQCRAFQAEFDVDDEHLHIEEGPADVLIPFMAHKLQAAVTVIGTVARTGLSGALIGNTAEVVLDALESDVLVLKPQEVEDHLVELAVKH; encoded by the coding sequence ATGCAAGCCATTCGCAGCATTCTGGTGGTCATCGAACCCGAACATTCGGAAAGCCTGGCGCTCAAGCGCGCCAAGCTGATCGCCGGCGTGACCCAGGCGCACCTGCACCTGCTGGTGTGTGACCGCAAGCACGACCACGCCGGCATGCTTGGCGTGCTCAAAGCCGCACTTTTAGCAGATGGCTATAGCGTGACCACCGAACAGGCGTGGAACGAGAGCCTGCACGAAACCATCATCGATGTGCAGCAGGCCGAAGGCTGCGGTCTGGTGGTCAAACAGCACTTCCCTGACAGCTCCCTGAAAAAAGCCCTGCTGACCCCGGCCGACTGGAAGCTGCTGCGTCACTGCCCGACCCCAGTGCTGCTGGTGAAAACCTGCACGCCGTGGAAAGACCGGGTGATTCTCGCGGCGGTCGATGTCGGTAACGCCGATGGCGAACACCGGCATTTGCACACTACGATCATCGATCACGGCTACGACATCGCCAGCCTGGCCAAAGGGCATCTGCATGTGATCAGCGCCCATCCCTCGCCGATGCTCTCGGCAGCCGACCCGGCGTTACAGCGGAGCGAAACCATCGAAGCGCGTTATCGCGAGCAATGCCGGGCGTTTCAGGCGGAGTTCGATGTCGATGATGAACACCTGCATATAGAGGAAGGCCCGGCGGATGTGCTGATTCCGTTCATGGCGCACAAGCTGCAGGCGGCGGTGACTGTGATCGGCACCGTGGCGCGGACCGGGTTGTCAGGCGCGTTGATCGGCAATACCGCCGAGGTGGTGCTGGATGCGCTGGAAAGCGACGTGCTGGTGCTCAAGCCGCAGGAGGTTGAGGATCATCTGGTGGAGTTGGCGGTGAAGCATTAA
- a CDS encoding DUF1289 domain-containing protein, which translates to MPNQTIKTPCVGLCSTVYGDLVCRGCKRFHHEVIHWNGYGEEEKRAVWLRLEQLLSQVMASKVEIFDPARLRQQLEQRKIRFVPHQSEYCWAYQLIARGARVIINLEAYGMVLLPEFRDWNLPELRDAIDREFFLLSEAHYQRYIAPGFLKDAFGA; encoded by the coding sequence ATGCCCAATCAGACCATCAAGACCCCCTGCGTCGGCCTCTGCTCCACTGTTTACGGCGATCTGGTGTGCCGTGGCTGCAAGCGTTTCCATCACGAAGTGATCCACTGGAATGGTTACGGCGAGGAGGAAAAGCGTGCGGTGTGGTTGCGGCTGGAACAATTGCTGTCACAAGTGATGGCGAGCAAGGTCGAGATCTTCGATCCGGCGCGCCTGCGCCAGCAGCTGGAACAGCGCAAGATCCGCTTCGTGCCGCATCAGTCGGAATATTGCTGGGCGTATCAGCTGATTGCGCGCGGGGCGCGGGTGATCATTAATCTGGAAGCCTACGGGATGGTGTTGCTGCCGGAGTTCCGCGACTGGAACCTGCCGGAGTTGCGCGATGCCATTGATCGGGAATTCTTCCTGCTGTCGGAAGCGCATTATCAGCGCTATATCGCACCGGGCTTCCTGAAAGACGCCTTCGGCGCCTAG